A single region of the Hyphomicrobiales bacterium genome encodes:
- the str gene encoding Streptomycin 3''-kinase, with amino-acid sequence MAAGQPDGHDGAPVSYRARTEGGDIFAPFLTRWDLVADGNPFATHSSRLLPVRQGTTSAMLKIALEPEEQAGCAVMDWWSGRGAAPVLAYDPSGVLLMERAEGTRSLARFARSGRDEDATRILCGAVAKLHGHCLGPSAGGLSRLPRPQNLVPLDIWFQDLAPIARTQGGILGECQRVADRILPVQRDIVVLHGDIHHDNVLDFEARGWLAIDPKRLIGERAFDYANIFCNPDPDWDIETAPRLFHQRLEIAAAETGLERRWLVSWIMAWAGLSAAWFIGDNQPGAVDLAIAELAAAELARLS; translated from the coding sequence ATGGCGGCTGGACAGCCTGACGGCCACGATGGGGCGCCTGTGAGCTACCGAGCCCGCACGGAAGGAGGCGACATCTTCGCCCCCTTTCTTACACGCTGGGATCTGGTCGCAGACGGCAACCCGTTCGCGACCCATTCAAGCCGCCTCCTGCCCGTGCGCCAGGGGACGACCTCGGCGATGCTGAAGATTGCCCTCGAACCTGAGGAGCAGGCCGGCTGCGCGGTGATGGACTGGTGGAGCGGCCGGGGTGCCGCACCTGTTCTGGCTTATGATCCCTCCGGTGTGCTCCTCATGGAACGGGCCGAGGGCACCCGCTCCCTCGCGCGATTCGCGAGGTCCGGCCGCGATGAGGACGCAACCCGCATCCTGTGCGGAGCGGTGGCAAAGCTGCACGGCCATTGCCTCGGCCCTTCGGCCGGCGGACTGTCGAGACTTCCTCGCCCGCAGAACCTCGTGCCGCTGGATATCTGGTTCCAGGATCTCGCCCCGATCGCCCGCACGCAAGGCGGCATTCTCGGCGAATGCCAGCGGGTCGCGGACAGGATATTGCCTGTCCAACGGGATATCGTGGTCCTGCACGGCGACATTCACCACGACAATGTGCTGGATTTCGAGGCGCGCGGCTGGCTGGCGATCGATCCGAAACGCTTGATCGGCGAGCGCGCCTTCGACTATGCCAATATCTTCTGCAATCCCGATCCTGATTGGGATATCGAGACCGCCCCCAGGCTGTTTCACCAACGCCTGGAGATCGCCGCCGCTGAAACGGGCCTGGAGCGCCGCTGGCTCGTATCCTGGATCATGGCCTGGGCCGGCCTGTCCGCGGCCTGGTTTATCGGTGACAATCAACCCGGCGCGGTTGACCTTGCGATCGCTGAACTGGCCGCAGCGGAACTCGCACGCCTGAGCTGA
- the cobT gene encoding Nicotinate-nucleotide--dimethylbenzimidazole phosphoribosyltransferase produces MDMSASGLPFDDVRRLIPMMPGPDEDAVATVKARDQELTKPAGALGRLEDIVEWVAAWQGKGQPEIRRPIVCVFAGNHGIVKHGVSPYPQSVTRQMLENFAAGGAAINQICAAYDLGFKVFDLALDLPTGDFTEGAALDEKSCVATMAFGMEAIAGGADLLCLGEMGIGNTTSAAAIFAALYGGPVAKWVGRGTGVDDAGLARKRAVVEQALATHAGHLDDPLEVLRRLGGREVAAIAGAILAARLQRIPVILDGYVVCAAAAVLKAMDPGALDHCIAGHRSAEGGHGEVLERLGLEPVLDLGMRLGEGTGAALAAGIVKAAVATHSGMATFAQAAVSQRPDAP; encoded by the coding sequence ATGGATATGTCGGCTTCAGGCCTGCCTTTCGATGACGTGCGGCGTCTCATTCCGATGATGCCGGGGCCTGACGAGGATGCGGTCGCGACCGTGAAGGCGCGCGATCAGGAATTGACCAAACCGGCCGGCGCCCTGGGACGGCTGGAGGATATCGTGGAATGGGTGGCCGCCTGGCAGGGCAAGGGCCAGCCGGAGATCCGCCGGCCGATCGTCTGCGTCTTCGCCGGCAACCACGGGATCGTCAAGCACGGCGTGTCGCCCTATCCGCAGAGCGTGACGCGCCAGATGCTGGAGAATTTTGCCGCCGGCGGTGCCGCCATCAACCAGATCTGCGCGGCCTATGACCTCGGCTTCAAGGTGTTCGACCTGGCGCTCGACCTGCCGACCGGCGATTTCACGGAGGGCGCCGCGCTCGACGAGAAGTCCTGCGTGGCGACGATGGCTTTCGGCATGGAGGCCATCGCCGGTGGCGCCGACCTTCTGTGCCTCGGCGAGATGGGCATCGGCAACACCACGAGCGCGGCCGCCATTTTCGCGGCGCTCTATGGCGGCCCGGTCGCCAAATGGGTCGGCCGTGGCACGGGCGTCGATGATGCCGGCCTTGCCCGCAAGCGCGCCGTGGTGGAACAGGCGCTGGCCACCCACGCCGGGCATCTCGACGATCCGTTGGAGGTTTTGCGCCGGCTCGGCGGGCGTGAGGTCGCGGCGATCGCCGGCGCTATTCTGGCGGCGCGGCTGCAACGCATCCCGGTGATCCTGGACGGCTATGTTGTCTGTGCCGCGGCGGCCGTGTTGAAAGCCATGGATCCGGGGGCGCTCGACCATTGCATCGCCGGCCATCGCTCGGCGGAAGGGGGCCACGGCGAAGTGCTGGAGCGTCTCGGTCTCGAGCCGGTGCTCGATCTCGGCATGCGGCTTGGAGAAGGAACAGGTGCGGCTCTTGCGGCCGGCATCGTCAAGGCCGCCGTCGCGACCCACAGCGGCATGGCGACATTTGCCCAGGCGGCGGTCTCGCAGCGGCCGGACGCGCCCTGA
- the mrp gene encoding Iron-sulfur cluster carrier protein, with protein MITRDAIVARLNTIAGPDGTTPLGRSAALSEVVIAGGKVYFSIAIDPARAQEFEALRHRAEGLVREMPGVESVIVTLTAEAAPSRAEAPRPSERPAAPAGGERPLGPKAASQTKAGIPGVKHIVAVASGKGGVGKSTVACNLALALSRQGLKVGLLDADIYGPSLPKLLALSEKPEVIPGRRILKPLVAHGLRVMSIGFLVDEQAAMIWRGPMVMSAIQQMLREVEWGELDVLIVDMPPGTGDAQLTMAQNAALAGVVIVSTPQDLALIDARRGVAMFRRVEVPILGVVENMSSFVCPHCGGRSDIFGHGGARDEAKAMGVPFLGEVPLTMALRAASDEGEPIVVRDPHGPEASVFMDIAAQLTGALGGAPRLRPAPRIVIE; from the coding sequence ATGATCACGAGAGATGCAATCGTCGCGCGGCTCAACACCATAGCCGGGCCCGATGGTACGACGCCGCTCGGTCGTTCTGCCGCTCTGTCCGAAGTGGTGATCGCTGGCGGCAAGGTCTATTTTTCCATCGCCATCGACCCAGCGCGCGCTCAGGAATTCGAAGCGCTGCGTCATCGCGCCGAGGGCCTTGTGCGTGAAATGCCGGGCGTCGAGAGCGTCATCGTGACCTTGACAGCCGAGGCTGCTCCTTCGCGCGCCGAGGCGCCGCGACCGTCAGAGCGCCCAGCCGCTCCTGCGGGCGGGGAGCGCCCTCTGGGTCCCAAGGCGGCATCCCAGACGAAGGCGGGCATCCCCGGTGTCAAGCACATCGTCGCGGTCGCGAGCGGCAAGGGCGGCGTCGGCAAGTCCACAGTCGCCTGCAATCTCGCCCTCGCGCTATCCCGGCAGGGGCTCAAGGTCGGCCTGCTCGATGCGGATATCTACGGCCCATCGCTGCCGAAGCTGCTGGCCTTGTCGGAGAAGCCGGAGGTCATCCCCGGCCGCCGTATCCTCAAGCCCCTTGTCGCCCATGGACTGAGGGTCATGTCGATCGGCTTTCTCGTCGACGAGCAGGCCGCGATGATCTGGCGCGGCCCTATGGTGATGTCGGCCATCCAGCAGATGCTGCGCGAAGTCGAGTGGGGCGAGCTCGATGTGCTGATCGTCGATATGCCGCCCGGGACAGGTGATGCGCAATTGACCATGGCGCAGAACGCGGCCTTGGCCGGTGTCGTCATCGTCTCGACGCCGCAGGATCTGGCCTTGATCGATGCGCGGCGCGGCGTCGCCATGTTCCGCCGGGTCGAGGTGCCCATCCTTGGCGTCGTCGAGAACATGTCGAGCTTCGTCTGTCCGCATTGCGGTGGCCGCTCCGATATCTTCGGTCATGGCGGCGCGCGCGACGAGGCGAAAGCCATGGGCGTTCCTTTCCTCGGTGAAGTGCCGCTGACGATGGCCCTGCGCGCGGCCTCTGACGAGGGAGAACCCATCGTTGTCCGCGATCCCCATGGTCCTGAAGCGAGCGTTTTCATGGATATCGCGGCCCAACTCACGGGCGCTCTCGGCGGTGCGCCACGCCTGCGGCCCGCGCCGCGGATCGTCATCGAATAG
- the takP gene encoding Alpha-keto acid-binding periplasmic protein TakP, with amino-acid sequence MKRRQFLASSGLAVAGGAALAAPAIAQSAPEIKWRLASSFPKSLDTIYAGGDVLAKQVAELTDNKFQIHVFAAGEIVPGLQALDATQNGTVEMCHTCSYYYVGKDPTFAIGTAVPFGLNARMQNSWLFEAGGNELFNEFFKKYNVVGMPAGNTGTQMGGWFRKEIKTVADLSGLKMRIAGIAGQVLQKLGVVPQQIAGGDIYPALEKGTIDAAEWVGPYDDEKLGFNKVAPYYYYPGWWEGGPTIHAMVNLDKWNELPKNYQAALVNAATYANTIMLARYDKVNPPAIKRLVGAGTQLRPFPQEVMEACLKTTNELYAEISAKNPDFKKIIDAMTAYRNEEYLWWQVAEYTYDNFMVRARSRG; translated from the coding sequence ATGAAGCGTCGTCAGTTTCTAGCGAGCTCGGGTCTTGCGGTCGCGGGGGGCGCGGCCCTTGCTGCGCCGGCGATCGCGCAGTCCGCACCCGAAATTAAGTGGCGTCTCGCATCGAGTTTTCCAAAGTCGCTGGACACGATCTACGCGGGCGGTGACGTTCTCGCCAAGCAAGTTGCCGAACTGACCGACAACAAGTTCCAGATCCACGTCTTTGCCGCCGGCGAAATCGTGCCCGGCCTGCAGGCGCTCGACGCGACGCAGAACGGCACCGTGGAAATGTGCCATACGTGCTCCTACTATTATGTGGGCAAGGATCCGACTTTCGCCATCGGCACGGCCGTTCCCTTCGGCCTCAACGCGCGCATGCAGAATTCCTGGCTATTTGAAGCCGGCGGCAACGAGCTTTTCAACGAGTTCTTCAAGAAATACAACGTCGTCGGCATGCCCGCGGGCAACACCGGCACGCAGATGGGCGGTTGGTTCCGTAAGGAAATCAAGACGGTCGCCGATCTCTCCGGCCTCAAGATGCGCATCGCCGGCATCGCCGGGCAGGTGCTGCAGAAGCTTGGTGTCGTTCCTCAGCAGATCGCCGGCGGCGACATCTATCCGGCGCTTGAGAAGGGCACCATCGATGCGGCCGAATGGGTCGGCCCCTATGACGACGAGAAGCTCGGCTTCAACAAAGTCGCTCCTTACTATTACTACCCCGGCTGGTGGGAAGGCGGACCGACCATCCACGCGATGGTCAATCTCGACAAGTGGAACGAGTTGCCGAAGAACTACCAGGCTGCGCTCGTGAATGCTGCGACCTACGCCAATACTATCATGCTGGCGCGCTATGACAAGGTGAACCCGCCGGCGATCAAACGCCTCGTCGGTGCCGGCACCCAGCTGCGACCCTTCCCCCAGGAGGTCATGGAAGCCTGCCTCAAGACAACCAATGAACTCTATGCGGAAATCAGCGCCAAGAATCCGGATTTCAAGAAGATCATCGATGCGATGACCGCCTACCGCAATGAGGAGTATCTCTGGTGGCAGGTGGCCGAATACACCTATGATAACTTCATGGTCCGCGCCCGCAGCCGCGGATAG
- a CDS encoding Endonuclease YncB(Thermonuclease family): MVAVGYWQQSGETVTGMARAIDGDSLRLGGRELRLAGIDAPELHQSCEHDAGVYPCGREAHSYLTILLARAPVTCTIREQDRYGRGLALCRQGEMDVNAELVREGQAIAYGRFDAEERQARASRRGVWAGRFERPADWRRTHPR; encoded by the coding sequence ATGGTCGCCGTCGGCTACTGGCAGCAGAGCGGTGAAACGGTGACGGGCATGGCGCGCGCCATCGATGGTGATTCCCTGCGCCTCGGTGGCCGCGAACTGCGGCTGGCGGGCATCGATGCGCCGGAGCTCCATCAATCCTGCGAACATGACGCCGGCGTCTATCCTTGCGGCCGTGAGGCCCACAGTTACCTCACGATCCTGCTCGCCCGCGCCCCGGTGACCTGCACAATCAGGGAGCAGGACCGGTATGGCCGCGGCCTGGCGCTCTGCCGACAGGGGGAGATGGACGTCAACGCCGAGCTCGTCCGCGAGGGACAGGCCATTGCCTATGGCCGTTTCGACGCGGAGGAGCGGCAGGCGCGCGCGAGCCGGCGCGGGGTCTGGGCAGGTCGTTTCGAGCGCCCCGCAGACTGGCGACGCACGCACCCGCGTTGA
- a CDS encoding Tripartite ATP-independent transporter DctM subunit, which translates to MFAYGVIPPLMFGGMVVFLLIGFPVAFSLIAVGLFFGIVGILTGHFEPQFLQALPFRFYGIASNELLLAIPFFTFMGAILEKCGLAEDLLEGTGQLFGKIPGGLAFAVIIVGAILGAITGTVAASVIAMGVISLPIMMRYGYDMRLATGVIAASGTITQLIPPSLVLIVLADQLGRSVGDMYLGAIGPSLLQVLIFLLYIVFLAAFQPHKVPPLPPEARGEMGWPLIRRVLWGMIPSIALIFLVLGTIFMGLATPTEAGAMGAVGAMVLAAMHRRLTWPLVREGMASTMRLTCMVVFILIGATVFSLVFQGMDGSRWIEHLLSHIPGGQVGFLIFVNIFVFFLAFFLDFFEIAFIIIPLLAPIASSLDINLIWFGVLLCINMQTSFMHPPFGFALFYLRGIAPAKVKSSDIYWGAVPWLCMQLILVVIVIFWPESVTYWLSSGPTIDPSKIELHLPMPADQDMPAIPGFGPPKL; encoded by the coding sequence ATGTTTGCCTATGGCGTGATTCCTCCGCTGATGTTCGGTGGCATGGTCGTGTTCCTGCTCATCGGCTTCCCAGTTGCCTTCTCGCTGATTGCGGTTGGACTATTTTTCGGCATCGTTGGCATTCTGACGGGCCATTTCGAGCCTCAGTTTCTGCAAGCCCTGCCGTTTCGCTTCTACGGCATTGCCTCGAACGAGTTGCTTCTGGCTATTCCCTTCTTCACGTTCATGGGCGCCATTCTCGAAAAGTGCGGTCTCGCCGAGGACCTGCTCGAAGGAACGGGACAGCTTTTCGGCAAGATTCCGGGTGGCCTTGCCTTTGCGGTCATCATCGTAGGCGCGATTCTGGGCGCGATCACAGGGACGGTCGCGGCCTCTGTCATTGCCATGGGCGTCATCTCGCTGCCGATCATGATGCGTTATGGCTATGACATGCGACTTGCTACCGGCGTCATCGCCGCATCCGGCACGATCACGCAGCTCATTCCGCCTTCGCTCGTCCTGATCGTTCTCGCCGATCAGCTCGGGCGTTCGGTTGGGGACATGTATCTGGGCGCGATTGGCCCATCGCTTCTTCAAGTCCTCATCTTCCTCCTCTATATCGTCTTTCTCGCCGCCTTCCAGCCGCACAAAGTGCCTCCACTGCCCCCAGAGGCGCGCGGTGAGATGGGGTGGCCCCTGATCCGGCGCGTCCTGTGGGGAATGATCCCCTCGATTGCACTGATTTTCCTCGTGCTCGGCACGATCTTCATGGGGCTTGCAACGCCCACCGAAGCCGGGGCTATGGGCGCGGTTGGCGCCATGGTGCTGGCCGCGATGCACCGCCGCCTCACCTGGCCGCTTGTCCGGGAAGGCATGGCTTCTACCATGCGCCTGACCTGCATGGTCGTGTTCATCCTGATTGGTGCGACTGTCTTCAGCCTCGTTTTCCAGGGCATGGATGGATCGCGCTGGATCGAGCATCTGCTGTCTCATATCCCGGGCGGCCAGGTCGGGTTCCTGATCTTCGTCAATATATTCGTGTTCTTCCTGGCGTTCTTTCTCGATTTCTTCGAGATCGCCTTCATCATTATTCCACTGCTTGCCCCAATCGCGTCCAGCCTTGACATCAATCTGATCTGGTTTGGCGTTCTGCTATGCATCAACATGCAGACGTCATTCATGCATCCGCCGTTCGGCTTTGCGCTTTTCTATTTGCGTGGTATCGCGCCGGCGAAGGTCAAATCATCCGATATCTACTGGGGCGCAGTGCCATGGCTATGCATGCAGCTTATCCTCGTCGTGATCGTTATTTTCTGGCCTGAGTCGGTCACATACTGGCTCTCGTCTGGTCCAACGATCGATCCTTCCAAGATTGAGCTGCACCTGCCGATGCCAGCCGATCAGGACATGCCTGCTATACCTGGGTTTGGCCCGCCGAAACTCTGA
- a CDS encoding 2-keto-3-deoxy-L-fuconate dehydrogenase, translated as MAFDLTGKTALITAAGQGIGFASAVALAEAGAKVFATDINETTFAALEKAHSGIEPFRLNVLDDADVQGAAERTGPIDILFNCAGVVHNGTILECPPEDLNFALQLNVMAAYRTIRAYLPGMLDKGGGSIINMSSVASSVKGVPNRFAYSASKAGTIGLTKSVAADYVARGVRCNAICPGTVQSPSLDDRLRAQGDYEAARKAFIARQPIGRIGKPEEIAALVLYLASDEASYTTGQIHVIDGGWTA; from the coding sequence ATGGCGTTCGATCTCACCGGCAAGACCGCGCTCATCACGGCGGCAGGTCAGGGTATCGGCTTTGCTTCGGCAGTGGCATTGGCCGAAGCGGGTGCCAAAGTCTTCGCCACGGATATCAACGAGACCACCTTCGCAGCGCTCGAAAAGGCCCATTCGGGCATCGAGCCTTTCCGGCTCAATGTCCTTGACGATGCCGACGTGCAGGGCGCCGCCGAACGCACGGGTCCGATCGATATTCTCTTCAACTGCGCCGGCGTCGTGCACAATGGCACCATCCTGGAATGCCCGCCCGAGGACCTCAACTTCGCGCTGCAACTCAACGTGATGGCCGCATACCGCACCATCCGTGCCTATCTGCCCGGCATGCTGGACAAGGGCGGCGGTTCCATCATCAACATGTCGTCGGTGGCCTCCAGCGTGAAGGGCGTGCCCAACCGCTTCGCCTACAGCGCCTCCAAGGCCGGCACCATCGGCCTCACGAAATCCGTCGCGGCGGATTATGTGGCGCGCGGCGTCCGCTGCAACGCGATCTGCCCCGGCACGGTCCAGTCACCCTCGCTCGATGACCGCCTGCGCGCGCAGGGCGACTACGAGGCCGCGCGCAAGGCCTTCATCGCGCGCCAGCCCATCGGCCGCATCGGCAAGCCCGAGGAAATCGCCGCGCTCGTGCTCTATCTCGCGAGCGACGAGGCGTCCTATACGACCGGCCAGATCCACGTGATCGATGGCGGCTGGACAGCCTGA
- the dusA gene encoding tRNA-dihydrouridine synthase A produces the protein MMKPYRAAPFAVAPLMDWTDRHCRFFHRILTRRALLYTEMVTTGAVIHGDRERLLGFSHEEHPVALQLGGSDPADLAAAARIGADFGYDEINLNVGCPSDRVQNGRFGACLMREPSLVADCVAAMKAAVAIPVTVKCRIGVDDQDPEEALDTLTRGLVAVGVDGLVVHARKAWLQGLSPKENREIPPLDYGRVHRLKQAYPALPIALNGGLADVEGGLAAIGGEDIKLDGMMLGRAAYQNPEILMAVDPLLYGEPAPVGSAEEAIDAYIPYVEARLAEGYRLNQMTRHLLGLFPGRPGARLYRRHLATEAVKPGADVDILRAAVAHVTEASARQAERDALESAA, from the coding sequence ATGATGAAGCCTTATCGCGCCGCCCCTTTCGCCGTTGCCCCTCTCATGGACTGGACGGACCGTCACTGCCGGTTCTTCCATCGCATTCTGACGCGCCGGGCACTCCTCTACACGGAGATGGTCACCACCGGCGCCGTCATCCATGGCGATCGCGAGCGGCTGCTCGGCTTCAGCCACGAGGAGCATCCGGTCGCGCTGCAGCTTGGGGGCAGCGACCCGGCAGACCTCGCCGCCGCCGCGCGCATCGGCGCGGACTTCGGCTATGACGAGATCAATCTGAATGTCGGCTGCCCGTCGGATCGCGTGCAGAACGGCCGCTTCGGCGCCTGCCTCATGCGCGAGCCCTCCCTGGTGGCGGATTGCGTCGCCGCGATGAAGGCGGCCGTCGCCATCCCCGTCACCGTCAAATGCCGCATCGGCGTTGATGACCAGGACCCGGAAGAGGCGCTCGACACCCTGACCCGTGGCCTTGTGGCCGTCGGCGTCGACGGGCTCGTCGTCCACGCGCGCAAGGCGTGGCTGCAAGGCTTGTCGCCTAAGGAAAACCGGGAGATTCCGCCTCTCGACTACGGGCGCGTACATCGCCTCAAACAGGCCTATCCGGCTCTGCCCATCGCGCTCAATGGCGGCCTCGCCGATGTGGAGGGGGGTCTTGCCGCGATCGGTGGAGAGGACATCAAGCTCGACGGGATGATGCTCGGCCGCGCGGCCTATCAGAACCCGGAAATCCTGATGGCCGTCGATCCGCTGCTCTATGGTGAGCCGGCGCCGGTCGGCTCGGCGGAGGAGGCGATCGACGCCTATATCCCTTATGTCGAGGCCCGTCTGGCGGAGGGCTATCGCCTCAACCAGATGACGCGGCATCTGCTCGGCCTGTTCCCGGGCCGGCCGGGGGCGCGGCTTTACCGCCGGCATCTGGCCACGGAGGCCGTGAAACCCGGTGCCGACGTTGATATCCTGCGCGCCGCCGTCGCCCATGTGACGGAAGCCTCAGCGCGCCAAGCCGAGCGCGACGCGCTGGAAAGCGCTGCCTGA
- the cobS gene encoding Adenosylcobinamide-GDP ribazoletransferase — protein MTGSNDDRHARRLGAPDGWRGLLADTAACLVFYSRLPVPQRVLPDGGKAAPDFGTMIRALPLASAIIGLGGGLAMAAGLSLGFGALPSAVLAVAALAVITGALHEDGWADTADGLFGGRTRERRLDIMRDSRIGAFGAAALCLGLLLRVALLAELASRAPALSVAAAIVVAAAISRTAGLLPLAILPPARPDGAGASAGRPDATALSIAALLCLVLIIAAGFIAGLGVGSATFGALVALAAAWGTARLARAKLGGHTGDIAGAAQQAAEMAFFLGMLAMTT, from the coding sequence ATGACAGGATCCAATGACGATCGACACGCGCGCCGCCTTGGCGCGCCAGATGGATGGCGCGGCCTTCTGGCCGATACGGCCGCCTGCCTCGTCTTCTACTCGCGCCTGCCGGTCCCCCAACGCGTCCTCCCTGACGGCGGCAAGGCCGCGCCGGATTTCGGAACCATGATCCGGGCCCTGCCGCTAGCCAGCGCCATCATCGGCCTCGGCGGCGGCCTCGCCATGGCCGCGGGCCTCTCGCTCGGCTTTGGCGCCCTGCCCTCCGCCGTGCTCGCGGTCGCCGCGCTGGCGGTCATCACCGGCGCGCTGCACGAGGACGGCTGGGCCGACACCGCCGATGGCCTGTTCGGCGGCCGGACACGCGAACGACGGCTGGACATCATGCGGGACAGCCGCATTGGCGCCTTCGGTGCAGCCGCACTTTGCCTCGGGCTTCTGCTCCGTGTGGCACTGCTTGCCGAACTGGCCAGCCGCGCGCCGGCCCTGTCCGTCGCCGCCGCCATCGTGGTCGCGGCGGCGATCTCCCGGACTGCCGGCCTCCTGCCGCTGGCGATCCTTCCGCCGGCCAGGCCGGACGGCGCAGGCGCGAGCGCAGGCCGCCCCGATGCAACGGCGCTCAGCATCGCCGCGTTGCTTTGCCTTGTGCTGATCATCGCTGCTGGCTTCATCGCGGGCCTCGGCGTGGGCTCCGCAACTTTCGGCGCGCTCGTCGCCCTCGCCGCGGCCTGGGGAACGGCGCGGCTTGCCCGCGCCAAGCTCGGCGGGCACACCGGCGACATCGCGGGCGCCGCCCAGCAGGCCGCCGAGATGGCCTTTTTCCTTGGTATGCTGGCGATGACTACCTAG
- a CDS encoding Aspartyl protease family protein codes for MRLIVPLTIIGVALVLLVLFSGEETIAGMAPDQLARFATLSAFGIVILGSMVAMFRSNWSRAAQALAFWMVALVGLVGLYSYRDDITLFGHRILGELTPGRVVPGPSGEISVVRSGSGSFDLEAEVNGRSARFILDTGASVVVLTSETAERIGLDVEQLAFNRPVRTANGSTMAAAITIDTLAVGPIVERRVPALVARKGSLFQNLLGMTFLERLGSYEVRGDRLIMRPQS; via the coding sequence ATGCGTCTGATCGTTCCCCTTACCATCATTGGCGTGGCGCTCGTGCTGCTTGTGCTGTTCAGCGGCGAGGAAACGATCGCCGGCATGGCGCCTGATCAGCTCGCGCGCTTCGCCACCTTGTCTGCTTTCGGAATCGTGATCCTCGGTTCGATGGTGGCCATGTTCCGCTCCAACTGGTCGCGGGCCGCGCAGGCACTCGCCTTCTGGATGGTGGCGCTCGTGGGTCTCGTCGGCCTCTACAGCTACCGCGACGACATTACGCTGTTTGGCCATCGCATCCTGGGCGAGCTTACGCCTGGCCGGGTCGTGCCCGGGCCTTCCGGCGAAATCTCGGTCGTGCGGTCGGGCAGCGGCAGCTTTGACCTCGAAGCCGAGGTCAACGGCCGCAGCGCGCGCTTCATCCTCGACACCGGCGCGAGTGTCGTTGTCCTCACGAGCGAAACCGCGGAGCGCATCGGCCTCGACGTCGAGCAACTCGCCTTCAACCGTCCCGTTCGCACCGCAAACGGATCGACGATGGCCGCCGCGATCACCATCGACACGCTGGCCGTCGGGCCGATCGTGGAACGCCGCGTCCCGGCTCTCGTCGCGCGCAAGGGAAGCCTGTTCCAGAACCTGCTTGGGATGACCTTTCTGGAACGCCTCGGCTCCTACGAGGTCCGCGGCGACCGGCTGATCATGCGGCCGCAGAGCTAG
- the yhbW gene encoding putative luciferase-like monooxygenase YhbW (Evidence 3 : Putative function from multiple computational evidences) yields the protein MPVFSILDLAPVTEGSSPADALHHSLDLAQHAEHWGYKRFWVAEHHNMTGIASAATSVVIGYIAGGTKSIRVGAGGIMLPNHSPMVIAEQFGTLETLYPGRIDLGLGRAPGTDQRTLRALRRDYSSAENFPQDVLELQALLGPLQPGQVVQAVPGTGLNVPLWILGSSLFGAQLAAMLGLPYGFASHFAPDALMDALAVYRERYEPSARHPKPYAMVGANVFVAETDEEARRLFTSAQQRFADIFRGTRGLLPPPIDDIEAYWSPSEKVQASRMLACSFVGSRDTVRRALAEFLEKTRADEVMVAAMIYDHGARLRSYEILSEIARDLT from the coding sequence ATGCCGGTGTTCTCTATCCTCGATCTCGCGCCTGTGACGGAGGGCTCGTCCCCCGCCGACGCGCTGCATCACTCGCTCGATCTGGCGCAGCATGCGGAGCACTGGGGCTACAAGCGCTTCTGGGTAGCCGAGCATCACAACATGACCGGTATCGCGAGCGCCGCGACATCGGTCGTCATCGGCTATATCGCGGGAGGCACCAAGAGCATCCGCGTCGGCGCCGGTGGCATCATGTTGCCGAACCATTCGCCCATGGTGATCGCCGAACAGTTCGGCACGCTCGAGACGCTCTATCCCGGCCGCATCGACCTCGGCCTCGGCCGCGCGCCCGGAACGGACCAGCGCACCCTGCGTGCCCTGCGCCGCGACTATTCTTCCGCTGAGAATTTTCCGCAGGATGTTCTGGAGCTGCAGGCGTTGCTGGGCCCGCTCCAGCCGGGGCAGGTCGTGCAGGCCGTGCCCGGAACCGGCCTGAATGTACCCTTGTGGATCCTAGGCTCCAGCCTGTTCGGCGCGCAGCTCGCCGCCATGCTCGGGCTACCCTATGGCTTTGCGTCGCACTTTGCTCCGGATGCGCTGATGGATGCGCTCGCCGTCTATCGCGAGCGCTATGAGCCCTCGGCGCGTCACCCGAAGCCCTATGCGATGGTTGGAGCCAATGTCTTCGTCGCTGAGACCGATGAGGAAGCGCGCAGGCTCTTCACCTCCGCCCAGCAGCGCTTCGCGGATATCTTCCGTGGCACGCGTGGCCTGTTGCCGCCGCCGATCGATGACATCGAGGCCTACTGGAGTCCGAGCGAGAAGGTGCAGGCCTCGCGCATGCTCGCCTGCTCCTTCGTGGGGTCGCGCGATACGGTCCGGCGGGCGCTGGCGGAGTTCCTCGAGAAGACCCGCGCCGACGAGGTCATGGTTGCCGCCATGATCTACGACCATGGCGCGCGGCTCCGGTCTTACGAGATCTTGTCGGAGATCGCGCGCGATCTGACGTGA